TTCACGTGTCTACGTCAATGCTGGTCGGGCTGAACCGTATTGCGCGAATGCGTGGGGTGAGCGTGCCGGAGGTATGCCGGCAGGTGATCGGTGTGTTCGTTGCCCAGCAGGAGGGTGAGCTGGGCGCATTGCTGGCTGCCGAGGCCGAGGCGGCTGACTACCGGCCGAGTTTGGGTCAGGCGTAGTCGCGCCCGCCCTGCGTTGGCGCTGTCCGCGCCTCGCTCTTTTCCGCAGTCGAAAATTACGCTGCGCCACAACACAGCCCAGTGGTCTGTCCGCGTCGGCGAACGCACGATGCGTCATGCGGTTCTCCATGGGCCGTTTCCTCACTTGGTCCCACACCTCGCGGGGCACCGTGACATCCGCGTGGTCGATCGTGAGTTCTGCGCCCGGGAACGTGGGGGCATAGCCCATGTCCGACAGCGACTCAGGACATTGCCCCGATGACCACGTCAGTGAAGTCGAGGATCATGGCCGCAACCAACCCGGGGTATTCGACGTGCAGCCAGTGGCCGCCCCTGTCGATGACCTTGACGTTGGGATCTGAGAAGCGCGGGCTGATCGTGTCGACGAGTTGCTCGGTGACGATCGCGTCGGCGTTGCCGGCGACAATGAGGACCGGCCCACGGTACGCGCTCGGGGCGGACCCATCGGGCACCCCGGTGTTCCACAGATCGGCGTAGTGGGCGGTGGCGCGGGGTGTGGCGGCGGCGCCGACGTCGGTGAGCCGGTCGAGCTGTTCCTCGCTCAGATCCGGTGACATCTCCGCCCGCAGGCGGCGCTGGGCGACGCGGTCACCGCCGAGCGCGGCGAAAGGCGCGACCGCCTCATCGGGCAACCGAGTGCCGCCGAGGGGCACGGGCGTGAGCAGCACCAGCCCGCGAACGCGGTCCTGCTGCCTCGCG
The DNA window shown above is from Mycolicibacterium confluentis and carries:
- a CDS encoding alpha/beta fold hydrolase; translated protein: MTQSRNGFRVTHTPATTAGSPTVLLIHGFLDDASVWDDVVDAVSGEVGAVRYDLPGFGGRGDSIAAAGGPTLPALAAEAAQVLAEIDGPVIVVGQSFGAQVAELLAARQQDRVRGLVLLTPVPLGGTRLPDEAVAPFAALGGDRVAQRRLRAEMSPDLSEEQLDRLTDVGAAATPRATAHYADLWNTGVPDGSAPSAYRGPVLIVAGNADAIVTEQLVDTISPRFSDPNVKVIDRGGHWLHVEYPGLVAAMILDFTDVVIGAMS